The following are encoded together in the Strix uralensis isolate ZFMK-TIS-50842 chromosome 38, bStrUra1, whole genome shotgun sequence genome:
- the C38H19orf38 gene encoding protein HIDE1 isoform X2 — translation MRLEFLLLVAGAVAAPKLSPPPLGLLFQPDGDSPKISCIAPRSYAGSTFELFAASAGVPTLSVSAEPDQHKVDFTLDGAAPASRCYRCRYRSYNGSAWQMSEFSTEIVVNASGDAGCQPPTAAPTGRPLPTSTTLRQDRSWLLPVAISVAGLVLLLLAAAAVAAWRGSRRLAGRNRGTPPPSFPMTTAPTLTA, via the exons atgaggctGGAGTTTCTCCTCCTCGTGGCGG GAGCCGTGGCAGCGCCGAAGCTCTCCCCACCGCCCCTCGGGCTCCTTTTCCAACCGGACGGGGATTCCCCAAAAATCAGCTGCATCGCCCCACGGAGCTACGCCGGCAGCACCTTCGAGCTCTTCGCGGCGAGCGCCGGCGTCCCCACGCTGAGCGTCTCCGCTGAGCCAGACCAGCACAAGGTTGATTTCACCCTGGATGGGGCCGCCCCGGCCTCCCGGTGCTACCGGTGCCGGTACCGGAGCTATAACGGCAGCGCCTGGCAGATGTCAGAATTCAGCACGGAGATCGTGGTGAACG CCTCGGGTGACGCCGGCTGCCAACCCCCCACCGCCGCCCCGACCGGCCGTCCCCTGCCCACCTCCACCACGCTGCGGCAAG aTCGCTCCTGGCTCCTCCCGGTTGCCATCAGTGTGGCcggcctggtgctgctgctgctggcggcggcggcggtggcggcctGGCGAG gcaGCAGGCGTCTTGCTGGACGGAATCGCGGTACCCCACCACCG aGCTTTCCTATGACAACTGCGCCTACGCTGACGGCCTG A
- the C38H19orf38 gene encoding protein HIDE1 isoform X1 → MRLEFLLLVAGAVAAPKLSPPPLGLLFQPDGDSPKISCIAPRSYAGSTFELFAASAGVPTLSVSAEPDQHKVDFTLDGAAPASRCYRCRYRSYNGSAWQMSEFSTEIVVNASGDAGCQPPTAAPTGRPLPTSTTLRQDRSWLLPVAISVAGLVLLLLAAAAVAAWRVEARRRQAKRQQASCWTESRYPTTELSYDNCAYADGLNAQPGAAGGTGTSPASPQRHPWASSPPAPHFSTFRSLA, encoded by the exons atgaggctGGAGTTTCTCCTCCTCGTGGCGG GAGCCGTGGCAGCGCCGAAGCTCTCCCCACCGCCCCTCGGGCTCCTTTTCCAACCGGACGGGGATTCCCCAAAAATCAGCTGCATCGCCCCACGGAGCTACGCCGGCAGCACCTTCGAGCTCTTCGCGGCGAGCGCCGGCGTCCCCACGCTGAGCGTCTCCGCTGAGCCAGACCAGCACAAGGTTGATTTCACCCTGGATGGGGCCGCCCCGGCCTCCCGGTGCTACCGGTGCCGGTACCGGAGCTATAACGGCAGCGCCTGGCAGATGTCAGAATTCAGCACGGAGATCGTGGTGAACG CCTCGGGTGACGCCGGCTGCCAACCCCCCACCGCCGCCCCGACCGGCCGTCCCCTGCCCACCTCCACCACGCTGCGGCAAG aTCGCTCCTGGCTCCTCCCGGTTGCCATCAGTGTGGCcggcctggtgctgctgctgctggcggcggcggcggtggcggcctGGCGAG TCGAGGCCAGGAGACGGCAGGCAAAGAG gcaGCAGGCGTCTTGCTGGACGGAATCGCGGTACCCCACCACCG aGCTTTCCTATGACAACTGCGCCTACGCTGACGGCCTG AACGCGCAGCCGGGAGCCGCTGGCGGCACCGGCACATCCCCGGCGTCCCCGCAGAGACACCCCTGGGCGTCttccccccccgcaccccacttCAGCACCTTCAGGTCCTTGGCGTGA